The window GCGGTCACTCTATTTCCAGGTCACGGCGACGTGCGGGCATTGCTCACACCACCGACAAAGCCACCGCGACGAGCAGTACGAGGACGAGCACCCGCCCGAGCCGGTGCCCCGGCGAGAGCGCCTGCCAAGTGGCGGCCAACAACACGGCGACCCCCGCCGCCAGCAACCCCAACAACGCCGCGCCAAGCACCCCGCGGACCAGCACGCCCGCGGTAAACAGGCCGATGACCACGAGAAACGCCAACAGCGGCGGCACCTTCGCCAACGGCCCCTGACCGGCGATGAGCGGTGCCCGAGTGGACCGACCCTGGCGCAACGGTGCCTCCTGTGTGATCTCGCTCCGAGTGGAACCTGCCCCAACAGCACTCGACCTGCGGCCAAGAGCTTAGAAGGCGCCCGCCCGCTCCGCTCCGTCTGCCGCGCCATTCAGAGCCCGCCGACCACACCAAGCAGGCCAGCGCCGCCACTGCCAGCACCGTCACCGCGGCAGCCACCGCCACCGCAGCGCAGCCCGCCGACAGCGCTGCCGTGCGCAAAGCGCCGCCGCCACCGTTGCCGCTGTGGCCAGCCCCAGCTTGGGACCAGCGCCGCGGGAGTCAGCGCAGCCCGGCGCAAATCCGGGCAGCCCGGCGTGGCCGCCGCCACCGCTACCGCCGCGCTACCGCCACCGTCGGTGCCGCGCTGCCGCGCTACCGCTGCCGCGCTACCGCTGCCGCGCTACCGCTGCCGCGCTACCGCTGCCGCGCTACCGCCGCCGCAGTCAGCGCAATTAGCGCAGCCGTCTCCACCGCCGCCGCTGCGGCCAGCCCCCGCTCGGTACTAGCGCCACCGCCGCAGCCAGCGCTGCCGCCGCAGCCGTCGCCGCCGCGCTGTCGCTGCTACAGCGATGCAGTCGTCATCACCACTACCCGCTGCAGCCCCGACCGGCCGTGGGGCAGCAGGATCGTTCCCGCCTCCGCCGAGCATGGCGTGGAAGCCGCCGCGGGTGGGCGATGGTGGCCACGGGCGGGCTCGCCGGGTGGGCTACCGTGCGGCGTCCTCGCACCACCGCCTGGAAGGCCGCCGCCGTGTTGCTGATCGCCCGGTTCACCGTCACCGAACCCGAGCCGTTCACCACTCGCGCGCACCGGGCGCTGGAACTGCTGCTTGCCCAGCGCGGCTGCCTTCGTGGGCTGCTCGTGCGGTCCACCGAGTCCGCCGAGACCTGGGTGTTGACGGTCGAGTTCGCCTCCGTTTCCGCCTACCGCAAGTCGATGTCTCCCTTCGAGGTTCGTGAACACGTGATCCCGTTCCTCGCCGAGGCGGACGCCGCCGAGACCGCCGCGTACGAGATCGTGCTCGAAGCCGACCCCGCGACGGTCCGCAGGCACACGAGCCTGCTTGCCGCCGACGCCGCGACCGTGCGCCTCGGCGAAGCGGGCGGCCCTGCCGAACCTCGGTGACGAGTGACCCCGGTGCGACGTGGCCGTGAATGGCCCGCCTGTACTGGAACGCTTTCGGTGCAATCAGTCCAGTGGGTGAATATCCGCCATATCCGTAGTTCTTGACCTTGCTTGTTCATCCCTTTGAACACGCTCATTCCCCCGATCGAGGAAACGATTCGCCGGGATATTCTCCACGCCTGCGACTTTGAGTTCCCCGTGGAGGATCAGTGTCAGCCGACCGGATCGATACCGTGGTCAGTCTCTGCAAGCGTCGAGGCTTCGTGTACCCGTGTGGCGAGATCTACGGCGGCACGAGGTCGGCGTGGGATTACGGCCCGCTCGGCGTGGAGCTCAAGGACAACATCAAGCGCGCCTGGTGGAAAACGATGGTGCAGGGACGCGACGACGTCGTGGGTCTCGATTCGTCGGTGATCCTGCCGCGCCCGGTATGGATCGCATCCGGGCACGTCAACGCCTTCCACGACCCGCTGGTCGAGTGCACCTCCTGTCACAAGCGCTTCCGCGCGGATCAACTGGCCGAGGAATACGCGGCCCGGACCGGCAAGGACGTGGCCGTCGGCGCGGGGGAGGCCACCCCGGTCTTCGACCTGTCCGACGTGCCGTGTCCGAACTGCGGCAACCGCGGGCAGTACACGGAGCCGCGCGAGTTCAACATGATGCTCAAGACCCATCTCGGCCCGGTGGAAACCGAAGAGGGAATGCACTACCTGCGCCCCGAAACCGCGCAGGGCATTTTCGTGAACTTCCTGAACGTGCAGACCACCTCCCGTCGCAAGCCGCCGTTCGGTATCGGTCAGATCGGCAAGTCGTTCCGCAACGAGATCACTCCTGGCAACTTCATCTTCCGCACCCGCGAGTTCGAGCAGATGGAGATGGAGTTCTTCGTCGAGCCCGGCACGGACGACGAATGGCACCAGTACTGGATCGACGAGCGGACACGCTGGTACACCGATCTGGGTATCGCCAAGGACAACCTGCGGGTCTACGAGCACCCGCAGGAGAAGCTGTCGCACTACTCCAAGCGGACCGTGGACATCGAGTACCGCTTCAGGTTCGGCGGCCAGGAATGGGGTGAGTTGGAGGGCATCGCCAACCGCGGCGACTTCGACTTGACGACGCACTCCAACCATTCCGGGGTCGACCTGTCGTACTTCGACCACGCCACCGGAAACCGTTACCGGCCCTATGTCATCGAGCCCGCCGCAGGCGTGGGCCGCCCGATGATGGCCTTCCTCCTCGACGCCTACTCCGAGGACGAAGCACCCAACGCCAAGGGCGGTGTCGACACCCGGATCGTCCTGCGGCTCGACCGCAGGCTGGCGCCGATCAAGGTCGCTGTCCTCCCGCTTTCGCGCAACGCGGACCTCTCGCCGAAGGCCCGTGATCTCGCGGCGAGCCTGCGCAAGCACTGGAACGTCGACTTCGACGACGCCGGGGCGATCGGCCGCCGGTACCGCAGGCAGGATGAGATCGGCACCCCGTTCTGCGTCACCGTCGACTTCGACACCCTCAACGACCACGCGGTGACCGTCCGGGAACGCGACACCATGTCGCAGGACCGTGTTTCGATGGACCAGTTGGAGTCGTACCTGGCTGGTCAGCTCATCGGCTGCTGAGTGCCGCTCAGGAGGCCACCACCTCCGGCCTCGGTCGGGCCGACGCCAACCGGTAGGCGCCGCGCAGTTCGTCCACGACGGCCGCGGTGTCGTCGCGGATTCGGCCTGGTGTGGTGTGCACGGACACCACACCGTGCGCGGTGAGGCGAGCGGCCCTGGTCGACACCGTGTGTTCGGTGCGCGGTGCCCAGGGACGGTGGATGTCGGCGTCCCAGGCCATCGCGATGTCGTCCCACCACGCGTCGACCAAGCCGAGGTGGACATCGTCGGGCGTGCTCAGGCGCGCACCCCACTGGGGCGGTGGCAGCCCGGCCCGCTCGACCAGTTCGCGAGCGATCCGGCCGCCCGCCAACCGGATGCCCCGATCGATGTCGCCCAAGACCTGCCGCAGCAACGTCGTTCCGCGAGTGGAGCCGCGCGCGAGTTCGTCGTGCACGGCGTCGAGGCTCACGCCGCCCCGGTGCACGGCTTCGAGCACGAGGATGCGGACCTCCCCGAATGTCGGTGTCCGCCGACAGGCATCCACAGTCGCCCGAGCGAGTGGGGCCGTGGCGAAACCCTTACGCCACAGAGGGTCCGGTGGACGATGGGTACGCTCCACGGTGACCGAGCCGTCGGTTCGCTGCGGCCCGCGGTCCGGGACAAGCAGGTGGATGGCTCCCATCGGGGGCAGCGGCAAACCATGCAGCCACATCGCTTCCCGGCCGGTCACGACACCCTCCGGGCCCACCATTCGCAGCGCCGCCTGCAGACGTTGGGTGCGCACCGGCGGGGCGTCGCTGAGCAGCACGACCCCCGGCTGAAGTCGTTGCCACGGCCCGTCTCGCCGACATCGGTGCTGGATGCTGCGCCCGGAAAGCCCCAGTGCGACAAGTTCCGACGCGCGGGCGACACGGTGTGGGAACAGGCTCGGGAGATGGTCGAGATCGAGCACGGCTCGGTTGGATTCCATGCCTCGAGCAAATCGTGATCTTGGCGGCTTCACCAGGGTGGCGGGTTCCGCTGTGGATGATGTGGCGTGTCTGTGGACAACTCGGTCCGGGGTGTGGGGATTCGTCATGACCATCACGTACAGTCCCCGGGCCACCCCCGTGCGCGATTGGTGAAAGGATGCGGACTGTGTCTCCCCACCCCCGTCCCGTCCTGCGCTTTTTCCGCCGGCTGTTCATCGGAATGACGCTGATGAGCATGCTGGTCGTCGGCGGCACGGCGTTCCGGGTGTGGCAGGTCGGCCGGGTCGATGATCGTGATCACGCCGATGTCGTCGTGGTACTCGGCGCCGCCCAGTACGCGGGCAAACCGTCGAAGGTCCTGGAAGCCCGCCTGCGCAAGGCGAAAGCCCTCTACGACGAAGGTGTCGCCGAGTACGTCGTCACCGGTGGCGGCAGGCGCGCCGGGGATCGTTTCACCGAAGCGGAGGCGGGCCGAAAGTGGCTCGTCGACCGGGGGGTGCCCAAGGAGAAGGTCATCGGTGTCGGCGAGGGCAATGACACTCTAGGCACCATGCGCGCCGTCGCGACCGAGGTCAGGCAGCGCGGCTGGGGCTCAGCGGTGATCGTCAGCGACCCGTGGCACTCCCTGCGCGCCCGCACCATGGCGCACGACGCGGGGATCGATGCCTGGACGTCGCCGACGCATTCGGGGCCGATCGTGCAGACCCGCGAGACGCAAGCCCGCTACATCCTTCGCGAGACCGCCGCGCTGCTCTATTACCGCGCGACCAAAGCCCCGGCCGATGGGATCGTGCTCGACAGCGAAGTCGGCTGACCGGCACGTACCCTCA is drawn from Actinokineospora alba and contains these coding sequences:
- a CDS encoding glycine--tRNA ligase, with translation MSADRIDTVVSLCKRRGFVYPCGEIYGGTRSAWDYGPLGVELKDNIKRAWWKTMVQGRDDVVGLDSSVILPRPVWIASGHVNAFHDPLVECTSCHKRFRADQLAEEYAARTGKDVAVGAGEATPVFDLSDVPCPNCGNRGQYTEPREFNMMLKTHLGPVETEEGMHYLRPETAQGIFVNFLNVQTTSRRKPPFGIGQIGKSFRNEITPGNFIFRTREFEQMEMEFFVEPGTDDEWHQYWIDERTRWYTDLGIAKDNLRVYEHPQEKLSHYSKRTVDIEYRFRFGGQEWGELEGIANRGDFDLTTHSNHSGVDLSYFDHATGNRYRPYVIEPAAGVGRPMMAFLLDAYSEDEAPNAKGGVDTRIVLRLDRRLAPIKVAVLPLSRNADLSPKARDLAASLRKHWNVDFDDAGAIGRRYRRQDEIGTPFCVTVDFDTLNDHAVTVRERDTMSQDRVSMDQLESYLAGQLIGC
- a CDS encoding YdcF family protein — encoded protein: MSMLVVGGTAFRVWQVGRVDDRDHADVVVVLGAAQYAGKPSKVLEARLRKAKALYDEGVAEYVVTGGGRRAGDRFTEAEAGRKWLVDRGVPKEKVIGVGEGNDTLGTMRAVATEVRQRGWGSAVIVSDPWHSLRARTMAHDAGIDAWTSPTHSGPIVQTRETQARYILRETAALLYYRATKAPADGIVLDSEVG
- a CDS encoding DUF6703 family protein: MRQGRSTRAPLIAGQGPLAKVPPLLAFLVVIGLFTAGVLVRGVLGAALLGLLAAGVAVLLAATWQALSPGHRLGRVLVLVLLVAVALSVV
- a CDS encoding antibiotic biosynthesis monooxygenase; protein product: MRRPRTTAWKAAAVLLIARFTVTEPEPFTTRAHRALELLLAQRGCLRGLLVRSTESAETWVLTVEFASVSAYRKSMSPFEVREHVIPFLAEADAAETAAYEIVLEADPATVRRHTSLLAADAATVRLGEAGGPAEPR